In the Paenibacillus sp. FSL R7-0337 genome, TGAGCTTAAGGCCGGAGGGCCAGAGAATAAGGGAGGAAGAGGGCAGCCGAAATGGACCGATTATGCGTTCAGACATGACAGTCTGCGGTGTGATGCCTTCCGGCCGGTGGAGAATTTCAAGGAGATGCTCCAGATGTCGCGGCAGGATACAATGGATCTCCTGGAGGGGCTGGCCGGAGCTGGAAGCTATGATGTGGTTATTGTAGACACCGGCGCTATTGAGGAGGAGCGGGCCCAGGCTGTTCTGAACAGATGCGGCATTCTGCTGTGGGTGCTGAAGAATGACCAGGCCAGTATCCGTAAGACGGAACGCTGGCTCGATTATATTGCCAGTCCGCACTCCGGCATGCAGCCGGAGCTGGTGAACAGGAGCCGATTCGTTATGAACGGCTGTACCGGAGCAGATAGTGAAGGTCCGCTATCCGCTGCCCTCCGGTTGGATGCTGTACTTCCGTATATTCCATCCTGGGGTTTACAGCATTATGGAGAACTCTGCCTAAGCTCTCCCCAATTCATCGACGGTATTCAGCAGCTCTCCAGAGCTATCGTAGAGCCAGAATTGCCTTTGGTGTTCACCGGGATTCCTGTATGAATGAAGAGATGTTCCGTGCCTTGCGCAGCGATATCCGGGCAGGGCTGGATGTTACCTCGGTCATCGGGAATGATGAGCTGGCAGCTTATATCGAACGGATCATTCTGGAGCGGGAGCAATTACGCCTCCTGACTGCCCAGGAGAAGCACGGGCTGGTGAAGAAGCTGTTCGATTCCTTCCGGGGGCTGGATATTCTTCAGCCGCTGGTGGATAATCCGGCGATCACCGAGATTATGATCAACAGCCATGAGGAGATCTTTATTGAGGAAGAGGGCATGATCCGCAGGCTGCCGCTGGCTTTTGAATCGGGGAGCAGACTGGAGGATATCATTCAGATTATCGTCTCCGGCGTCAACCGTGTGGTCAATGAATCCTCGCCGATTGTAGATGCGCGGCTGCAGGATGGCTCGCGTGTCAATATCGTACTGCCGCCTGCAGCGCTGAAGGGTCCAGCCATGACCATCCGCAAATTCCCGGAGACACCGATGTCGATGGCAGAGCTGGTGAGACGTGAAGCGCTCTCGGAGGAAGCGGCTGAGCTGCTGCAGATTCTGGTTACTGCCAAATACAATATTTTCATCAGCGGGGGGACTGGCTCAGGGAAAACAACCTTTCTGAATGCTCTATCGCAATACATCCCGCCGCAGGAGCGTGTCATTACGGTGGAGGATTCGGCAGAGCTGCAGATCGTTACGGTTCCGAATCTGGTCTCCCTGGAGACCCGGAATGCTAACACGGAGGGGCGGGGGGAGATCACCATTCGTGACCTGATCCGCACCTCGCTGCGGATGCGGCCGAACCGGATTGTCGTCGGCGAGGTGCGTGGAGCTGAATGTCTGGATATGCTGCAGGCGATGAACACCGGCCATGACGGTTCGTTGTCAACGGGGCATTCGAATAGTGCACTGGACATGCTCAGCCGCCTGGAGACTATGGTGCTCAGCGCTGCTGATCTGCCGGTAACCGTCGTCCGTCAGCAGATCAGCTCAGCGATCGATATATTCGTGCATTTGTCGCGGCTGCGTGACTGTTCACGCCGGGTGATGGAGATCAGTGAGGTTGCTGGAATCCGCAGCGGTGAAGTCATCCTGAATCCTCTGTATGAGTTTCGGGAATCGGGCGAACAGGATGGCAGGGTGCAAGGGAAGCTTGAGGTCAGCGGCAACCCGCTTCTGCATGCAGACAAGCTGCGGATGGCCGGAATCCATGATTATCCGCTCAAGCAGTATGAGAGTAGAAGCTTTGCGAAGGAGGCGAGTGTACCTTGAATGTCATGAAGAAGATAGACCGGCATCCCCCTGTAAGGCGAAGCAAGGGGTTCATGAAGAGGACACCGCCCATACTGCCGCTTAGTACATCTCCAGGGGGCGAGCAGGTGCTGCTGCCGGATTATACTGTATACGAGCTTACCTCCCTGCAAAGAATGCTGGTTATTCTGGGTGCCGGAGCCGTGTTGTTCGGTATTGGTTACCTGTTCTATCACCGGCTGATCCTGGCGGCACTGCTTGTCCCCGGAAGCGCATATGGGCCGCGGCTGCTGCGCAAATATCTGCTGCAGCGCCGCCGGGCTGCGCTGAATCTGCAATTCAAGCAAATGCTGTTCTCGCTCTCTTCGTCGCTCTCGGCCGGACGTTCGGTGGAGAATGCCTTCCGCGAGGCCGTGCAGGATCTGAGGATGCTTGACCCGGAGGGCGCAAGTGACATGATCTCCGAGCTGAATATCATCTGTGCCCGGATGGAGAACGGGGAGCCAATTGAAGATGCGCTGTATGAATTCAGCAAAAGAGCAGGAATGGAGGATGTGGAGCGCTTCGCAGATGTGTTCATGGTCTGCAAGCGTACGGGCGGTGATCTGGTTGAGATCGTACGCCGCACATCCTCGATCATCGGTGAGAAGCTGGATATCCAGCAGGATATAGCAGTCAGTATAGCCCAGAAGAAATTTGAGGCGAAGGCGCTGCTGGTCTCTCCGCTGATGATGGTGATGTTCATGAGTCTGAGCGCCGGAGACTATATGCAGCCAATGTATACTGGTGCAGGAATAGCGGTGTCTACACTGGCGCTGATTGCACTGTTCCTCTGTTACCTCTGGACTAATAAGATCATGGATATTCCTCTGTAAAGGAGGGTGAGTGAAGGGATGTCATTGATCTGCGGTGCGATTCTGCTTCTGCTCGCAGCAGGCTGGCTCATTCTGAGGATGAGATGCGGCAGCCGTTATGCTGCTCTGCGGGAGCTGCCCATGGAAGGCCTGCGGCTGCGGCGGCTGGGAGAGCCTCTATTGTTACTTGTAGAGAGGGGCAGAATTTCCAGTTATCTCCCTTCCGTGATGTTCATAATACAACGTTCGCTACAGCGGATCTATGGTATGCGCTACAGTGCAGAACGGACCTTGCTGTTCATGGGGGAGATGCTTAGCTACAGCTGGCTGCTTGCCGCAGGCGGAAGTGCACTGACAATGCTTACGGGAGAGCAGGCGGGAATAATCCTCGGGGGGCTCTTGGCAGTTGCACTCCCGGTGGCGATGGTTAGCGATCTGCACAAAAAGGTACGTATGCGGGAGCAGAATATTATGCTGGAGCTTCCTGAGCTGTTAAACAGTATTGTTCTATTGGTCGGCGCGGGTGAGACGGTTCAGCGGGCAATTGTCCGCTGTGTGAACAGCCGTCAAGGAGACAGCACCCATCCGCTTTACACTGAATTAATGAAAATGACGGCTGAATGGGACGGCGGATACTCCTTCCAGCAGGCGTTCGAGAACTTCAGTAAGCGCTGTGCTGTGCAAGAGGTCTCCATCTTCACAACTACAGTGCTGCTTAATTACCGCAGAGGCGGGGCCGACTTTGTTCTGTCGCTGCGGGATCTGTCGCGGATGCTCTGGGAGAAGCGGAAGGCGATCAGCCGCACACGCGGCGAACAGGCATCGTCGAAGCTGGTTTTTCCGATGGTGGTTATCTTCTTGATTGTGATTGTACTGGTGGGAACACCGGCGATTATGATGTTAAAAATGTAGGAGGTAGAGGCGTATGTTAACACAGATGGCAGAAGGAGCAAAAAGCTTTTGGAAAGATGAGGAGGGGCTGGGGACGCTGGAGATGATCCTGATCATCGCTGTACTGATTGCGGTCGTTCTGGTATTCCGTGAGGAGATTGTGAAGGTGGTTAAGGATCTGATCGGCACGGCCGGAGATAAGAGTCAGGAAGTCTTTGAGTGATTCCGCTGCGGGAGGATGAGGGGAGCTTCACAATCGAGGCTTCGCTTCTGCTGCCGATGCTTATGGGCATTACGATGGTGCTGCTGTTCTTCTCCTTATATACGTATCAGAAGTCGATGCTGCTGCAGATTGCCTCAGCTACTGCGGAGCGGGCTGCTTATAACTGGGAGAATAGTAACCGGGATGTAAGCGGAGAATTCCAGACCGGAAATGTTGATCCGCTGTACTGGAGAATCGGTGAGGATGGACTGTTGGCTTCGCTATTCGGTTCAGGAGCAGAGAATGGCAGTACGGCCATTACGCTGCCTGGTAATGCTGAAGAAGGAGGGCCCCTGCCGGTAGTGAAGCTGCGCCGGTCATCACAGATGGTGCCTGCCGGATTACAGGGAGAAATGAGCTACGTCTACGGATTGACTGGCCGCAGAATCAGTACGGAACTGAAGAAGGCGCTACATCTGCCTGTTCTGGACAATCTGCTGGCCGATAGAGCCGCGCCTGAGGTGTATGCCCGGTCCTACGTTACGGAGCCTGTTGAATTCATAAGAACAGTAGATCTTATGCGTTACTACGGGTCGAAGTTCAAACAGCATTCCTCCGCCGGCAAGGAGGGCAGCGGCATGGAGAAAAAGCATGCAGCCCTCATGCTTGATAAGCTGCGTTAAGGATGGCTGGTGATGTAGCAGCTTGGGCTGGGTTGTTCAAGAAAAAGGTTAAGGGGAAGTTCCAATGCGTATTTTCAGTCACGGGAGGTTCTTAAGCAAGCCGCTTCGCCGGAGCCGCAGCTTGGAATATGGAGGTAATCCTATGAACAGTTCTGCGGGAAAAGGATCAGCCGGATATATATTCAGATGTCTTCGTTCAGCGGAGGGTTCGGTATCGGTCTTTCTTATTTTGGTGCTGGCGTTTGTATTTCTTTTTAATGCTGTGCTGATCGATTACGCACGGATTGCGGCGGTGAATGTGCAGGAGGAACGTCTGGCGAGAGCCGCTATACGCTCAGTAATGTCGGCATATGACATTGAGCTGCGCGAGAACTACGGCTTGTTCGCCTTCGGCGGCGGGGACGGTAATCAGCTGCTATCAAAGGTGCTCAATGATAATCTGTACGAGAGCGGACGGGGGGATGCTTTTAACCTGCTGCCCGTGATGGTGGATTCCTCTTCGCTGGACTGGAGCCGCCCGCTGGGCACCTATGAGGTCTTCCGGCGGCAGATTATAGAAGAGATGAAATACAAAGCGCCGGTTGATTTTGCCCTGGAGCTGGCAGGCAAGCTTAAGCCGTTATCGGCGGCGATGACGGAGGCTTCACGGACAACAGAGATACTGGGTGACTTGCAGCCCTTATATGATCAGCGTGAGGAAGCGCTGGATCTTATGCTGAAGAAGCGCAAGGAAGCTGCTGACAGTGCACAGAACCTGCAGGAGCTTCTGATGAATCCTCCGGGTGACAGTATTCCGGCGCGTTCGCTTGCATCCTTGGCCGCAATCTCCGATATCCCGGCGATGTACGGGGATTATGTCAATAAATATTATGACGATTATTACCGTCCCCCCAAGACATGGCCAAAGTACACGGCAGTGCTATCGCAGTATCAGTATCAGATTGGTGAAATAACAGGCAAGATACCGGCAGTGCTAGCTGACTTCCAGGAGAAAAACAGCCGTCTGCTGGATGAAGCAGAGGCTGCACTTGAGCAGGTGAATGCGCTGAACCTTCAGATGAAGAGTGTAATTGATCAGGCAGATGCGGATACCAGTGCTGCGGGGGATGATCCTGCCCGCAACTGGGACATTCCGGACACGGCCGGAGAGCTCAGCTCAGAGCCCCTGAAGAAGCTGAGAGCACAGGTGGAGGGACTTATCCTTCCTCCGGCTGAGCTTAGCGGGATGGGCAATAACATCGGTATACAGCGAGGTACTGCGCTTCCCTTGGAGCCGCCAGTCTCCGGCTTGCCGGCTACATTAAGTACAGCATCCGGGTTGTATGCCGACTATTCTCTTATGAGTGCAGGTGTTCTTAATGCTTCCCGGGCAGTTCGCGGCTATATAAGCAGTTACGGGCAACACGGTACTGTCATAACGCAGGAAGCGGAACAGATTGAGAGCCGCCGCACTGCTGATAGCCAGCGTAAGCAGATAGAAGGGCAGGCGAAGAAGAAGCTTGGCGATGCCATGAAGCTGCTGGATCAGATCCGCGCGCTGGGAAGCAGCGCACATGAAGCGATGGAGCAGTACGGTAGTCTGCGTCAATACTACCAGCAGAATGTGGCCTTTAACGAAGGTCTGGAGCAGGAGCCGGGGGCTGCTGTGAATACTGGTGATCAATACGCTGCGGGCAAGTCGTCCATGAAAGATATGGATGGGATATATGCTGCTATGGGCAGTGTGCTGGCAGGAGCCAGAGACCGGCTGTACCAGACGGAGTACTCTGCGATGTATTTCCGGCATTTCGATCTGTCTGCGCTAACCTCGCTGGCCTCCGGGTCTGCTGAAGGGTTCGGTGAGCAGCTGGGAGAGCAACTGAAGCCGCAGGCGCAAGAGCTGGAATATATTTTGTACGGATTCTATAATCCTGCAGGCAATGTGGCCGCCGCTTATGGCGAGATCTTTGCTCTGCGGCTGGCTGTGCGGACGATGGAAGGCCTGATT is a window encoding:
- a CDS encoding CpaF family protein, translating into MNEEMFRALRSDIRAGLDVTSVIGNDELAAYIERIILEREQLRLLTAQEKHGLVKKLFDSFRGLDILQPLVDNPAITEIMINSHEEIFIEEEGMIRRLPLAFESGSRLEDIIQIIVSGVNRVVNESSPIVDARLQDGSRVNIVLPPAALKGPAMTIRKFPETPMSMAELVRREALSEEAAELLQILVTAKYNIFISGGTGSGKTTFLNALSQYIPPQERVITVEDSAELQIVTVPNLVSLETRNANTEGRGEITIRDLIRTSLRMRPNRIVVGEVRGAECLDMLQAMNTGHDGSLSTGHSNSALDMLSRLETMVLSAADLPVTVVRQQISSAIDIFVHLSRLRDCSRRVMEISEVAGIRSGEVILNPLYEFRESGEQDGRVQGKLEVSGNPLLHADKLRMAGIHDYPLKQYESRSFAKEASVP
- a CDS encoding type II secretion system F family protein, whose product is MKRTPPILPLSTSPGGEQVLLPDYTVYELTSLQRMLVILGAGAVLFGIGYLFYHRLILAALLVPGSAYGPRLLRKYLLQRRRAALNLQFKQMLFSLSSSLSAGRSVENAFREAVQDLRMLDPEGASDMISELNIICARMENGEPIEDALYEFSKRAGMEDVERFADVFMVCKRTGGDLVEIVRRTSSIIGEKLDIQQDIAVSIAQKKFEAKALLVSPLMMVMFMSLSAGDYMQPMYTGAGIAVSTLALIALFLCYLWTNKIMDIPL
- a CDS encoding type II secretion system F family protein; protein product: MSLICGAILLLLAAGWLILRMRCGSRYAALRELPMEGLRLRRLGEPLLLLVERGRISSYLPSVMFIIQRSLQRIYGMRYSAERTLLFMGEMLSYSWLLAAGGSALTMLTGEQAGIILGGLLAVALPVAMVSDLHKKVRMREQNIMLELPELLNSIVLLVGAGETVQRAIVRCVNSRQGDSTHPLYTELMKMTAEWDGGYSFQQAFENFSKRCAVQEVSIFTTTVLLNYRRGGADFVLSLRDLSRMLWEKRKAISRTRGEQASSKLVFPMVVIFLIVIVLVGTPAIMMLKM
- a CDS encoding Flp1 family type IVb pilin: MLTQMAEGAKSFWKDEEGLGTLEMILIIAVLIAVVLVFREEIVKVVKDLIGTAGDKSQEVFE
- a CDS encoding TadE family protein, with the translated sequence MIPLREDEGSFTIEASLLLPMLMGITMVLLFFSLYTYQKSMLLQIASATAERAAYNWENSNRDVSGEFQTGNVDPLYWRIGEDGLLASLFGSGAENGSTAITLPGNAEEGGPLPVVKLRRSSQMVPAGLQGEMSYVYGLTGRRISTELKKALHLPVLDNLLADRAAPEVYARSYVTEPVEFIRTVDLMRYYGSKFKQHSSAGKEGSGMEKKHAALMLDKLR